The nucleotide window cggctgcagcacCTCGGACGAGTTGGACcggacgccgtcgtcgagcaTCGAGTCGTTCTTGTTgagctcgtcgccgcccgtGTGGAAGTAGGCCGCGTACGGCGCcaggcgcggcagcaggtcGTCGAACAGCTTCTCGACGAAGGCGTCCACGGCGGTGCTGTTGAGCTTGAAGGCGCCGCACGGCGGCTCGTTGCACCACCAGTAGTACGGCAGCTGGTCGTAGGCCACGATGAGGTCCGGGTGAGAGAGCGACACGACGCCGATGTGACCCGGCATGTCGATCTCGAAGtagacctcgacgccgcgctcggcgccgtaCTGTTGGATCGTGGCCACGTCTTCGGGCGAGTAGGTCTGGCTCGGGTGGTAGGCGCCCTTGGCCGCCAGCTCGGGCATCGAGGGGATCACGAGCGGCCACGACTGCGAGTCGGTCACGTGCACGTGCAGCCGGTTGAGCTTGTTCCAGGCCATGGCGTCGATGGTGCGCAGGATGTCGGGCACGGGGAAGAAGTTGCGGGCCGTGTCGATCATGACGCCGCGGTGCGGGAACTTGGGCGCGTCCTGGATCGACACGGGCGCGTACGGCGTGTACCAGAAGGGGCCGGCCGAGTGCTGGTAGAAGAGCTGGCTGAAGGTCTCGAGCCCGCGGAGGACGCCGATCGACGAGACGGCCGTCAGCTTGACGTCGCCGCTGTCGCTCACGGTCAGGTTGTACGACTCGTCAacctcgccggccagcgGCTTGAAGGTGCTGGCCTGGTCCTTTCCCGTCTGCACGATCTGCAGCGTGTTCAGCCATTTCTGGCCCTTCCGCAGGTCGGGCTCGAACTGGGACCCGGGCTTGTGCAGCTTCCAGGGCACGAATTTGCTGCCGAAGATGGCGGAGAGCGTGCGAGACACTCCCGCCTGGACCACCTCCTTGCTGCTCAACTTCTGCGGCGCATATCCCGCGGTGTACGGAAGCTGTTGGTACATGACATGTTCAGTATCCAGTCCCGCCGCGGGATATGCTGCATAGAGGGAAGAGCAAGGggcaggagaagaagaagaccaGCATACAAATTCGCCATTGTAGGTGACTTTGATGTTTTGGTGCAGGTACAGGACCGAGCTGCCGTTGCTGTACTTCTGCGGCGCGGGCCAGACTGCCGCGACAGGACTGAGGGCGAGGAGAAAGAGCGAGAGACTCGAAAATGCCGATGACAACATCTTGAAGGCTAATACGACCCAAGAGGAAAGCAGTACGGGAAATCGCGGGGCGGCGATGCCCGACTGGATATTTGAATGCTGGGTAGAAGCAAGCAGGGCACAAGGGGAGGCTGGAATGTGTATAAAGCCTTTTGTTTCCCCTTCGGGGGTGTTTAGATGATTAGTGTAGCATGGTTATTAAAGTGACAGCAAGCAGAGGTGGTTGGTTGGCTGAGAGGACCCCCAATCAAAAAGACCATGCTCTGGCACC belongs to Thermothielavioides terrestris NRRL 8126 chromosome 5, complete sequence and includes:
- a CDS encoding glycoside hydrolase family 20 protein (CAZy_ID 269807) — encoded protein: MLSSAFSSLSLFLLALSPVAAVWPAPQKYSNGSSVLYLHQNIKVTYNGEFLPYTAGYAPQKLSSKEVVQAGVSRTLSAIFGSKFVPWKLHKPGSQFEPDLRKGQKWLNTLQIVQTGKDQASTFKPLAGEVDESYNLTVSDSGDVKLTAVSSIGVLRGLETFSQLFYQHSAGPFWYTPYAPVSIQDAPKFPHRGVMIDTARNFFPVPDILRTIDAMAWNKLNRLHVHVTDSQSWPLVIPSMPELAAKGAYHPSQTYSPEDVATIQQYGAERGVEVYFEIDMPGHIGVVSLSHPDLIVAYDQLPYYWWCNEPPCGAFKLNSTAVDAFVEKLFDDLLPRLAPYAAYFHTGGDELNKNDSMLDDGVRSNSSEVLQPLLQKFIDAQHARVRKAGLTPMTWEEIPLDWNITLGKDTVVQSWLGGDSVKKLTGMGLQVIDSDYNFLYLDCGRGQWINFGNGAAFDVGYPFNDWCGPTKSWRLIYSHDPTANLTPEEAKLVLGGEVAVWSETIDPVNFDSLVWPRASAAGEVLWSGRTDASGQNRSQLEAAPRLNEFRERMVLRGVGASPVQMTFCTQGSPEECNWPA